Part of the Paenibacillus aurantius genome, GAAACGAGATGATCAAGGAAGCCACCGAGTACTACAACAACAAGCAGAAAAAATAAGCGGGGACAAGGAGAGGAAGGGGAAGGTCCTTCCTCTCTATTTTTTCCTAGGAGGCTAATGGCGTGGAGAGGTTGGATTGGCAGGCGGTCTGGCGGAAGGTCGAACGGAAGGCGGACCGGATGATGGAGCAGCTGGGGGACCGGTGTCCGCACTTGGCAGGCGAAGACGGCGTTTATCAGGACATTCGGACCGACAACTGGGTGTCGGGCTTCTGGGCCGGCATCCTGTGGCTGCTGTATGACCGAACGGGTGATGAAAAATACAAGGGAGCGGCCTGGCGATGGGACGAGGAAATCGAAAGCTGGATGACCCGCGACCACGATCTTATTCATGATGTAGGCTTTCAATTCCTGAACACAGCGGTCATGAAACATATGATGACCGGAGATTCGGAAGCGAAACGCCGTGCCGTTTCGATGGCGAATTTTCTGTGCGGCCGGTTCAACCTGGCCGGCCGGTTCATCCGTGCCTGGAAGTGGAACGGAGATGAAGGCTGGGCCATCATCGACTGCACCATGAACTTATCCCTTCTGTTCTGGGCGTCGGACGCCACCGGAGATCCGCGCTACAAGCATATCGCAAGGGCGCATGCAGACACGGTGCTTGAGCATTTCGTCCGAGAGGACGGCTCCGTAAGACACATCGTTCAGTTTGACCCGGAGACGGGGGCGTTCGACCGGGCGATCGGCGGCCAGGGCTTCGGTCCGAATTCGTCCTGGAGCCGGGGCCAGGCCTGGGGGCTGTACGGGCTGGCTAATGTCTACCGGTTTACGGGGGACGACCGGTACTTGCAGGCGTCCAAGCGAATCGCCCATTACTTCCTGGCCAATCTTCCGGAGGATGGGGTACCCTACTGGGATTTCCGGCTTCCTTCCCATGAGCAGGAACCTCGCGATACATCGGCCGCGGCCATAGCCGCTTCCGGTCTGCTTGAGCTGGCGGAGCTCGTGCCGGCGGAGGAGGCCGGGCTGTACCGGAGCGGAGCGGAACGCATGCTTCGGGCGTTGACCGATCGGTATGCCACTTGGAATCATCCGGAGCACGAAGCGATTCTGACCGGCGGCACCGCCAACAAGCCGGCCGGCTGGGGCATCGACGTTTCTCTGATTTACGGCGATTATTTCTATGCCGAAGCCGTAGCTAAGCTCTGCGGCTGGGCGCGCAAAGTTTATTAGGCGAAGGAACGCTCCCCACTAAGGGGCCACGATCCGCCGTTTTAGGTGAACGCTATGGATTTTTGGCCGGAGCGCTCGTTATTCGTCCGTTTATCCTCGCGGAATCCGTGAACATCACCGGGTAAGATCGAACGTTGCTCATGTAGAGAGAGCCGAACGGATGCATTAGAATGAGGGCACGACGAGTGGAAGGGGGAACCGCCCTATGGAAGAATGCAGGCATCGTTCGCAGCTGTATTCGCTTAAGCGGGCAATCGAACGAAAACAGCTAACGATCGGCTTCATCGGTGGCTCCATTACGGATGCCCGGCCGCGTCACAATTGGCCGGAGCCGGTCATTGCCTGGTTTGCGGAATGTTATCCGGATGTCCGGTTGTTCGTGGAGAACGCGGCCATCGGAGCGACAGGCAGTGAGCTGGGCGTTTTCCGGGCGGAAAGGGACTTGATCCGGCGGGACTGTGATCTGGTCTTCGTGGAATTCGCGGTGAACGACCAGGACATGAAGCCGGACGCGCGCATGCGGTCCCGGGAAGGCTTGCTGCGCAAGCTGCTCGCAGACGGGAAGCGGGACATCGTCCTGACGTACACGTATTCGCAGGCCATGTATGCCGATATGCAGGAAGGAAGAGTTCCGCCCTCCATAGCGGACTTCGAGAAGCTGGCCGATCATTACCGGCTGGGCTCCGTTTGGATGGGGCTTCACGCCTGGAATGAGGTCTGCAAAGGCCGGATGAGCTGGGAGGAGTGGCTTCCCGACGGCCTGCATCCGACGCATCGGGGCAGTCTAAGCTACGCTCAAAGTGTCATAGCCTTTCTCGAGCGGGAGTTGGAGGGGGCGCACGCTTCTCTCGGCGACGAGCCCCAGCAGCCCTTGCTGCCGGAAGCTTACCATCCGGCTAACTGGGCATCCGCTTATGCGCTTGATTTCGCGCAGGTCGAGCTGGAGGGTCCCTGGACAATCCGGCGGTGGCCGCATCTTGTCTGGATGGATCAGGTGCTGCATACGTCGGCTGTTGGAGCTAGGCTGGCCTTCTCCTTTCAGGGACGGGGGCTACTGCTCGGCTTCGATTTCGGAAAAGCGTCGGCGGAGTTCCGTTACCGGCTGGACGGCGGACCGTGGGAGTTATCCGAAAGAGAGCGTCCGGATTGGTGCGGCGACCAGGGTTGGTACCGGGTGAGTCCGATAGCGGACGACCTCCCGCCCGGCGGACATCGGTTCGAGCTCGAGGTGATTCACGGAAACAGGCCGGATTGCCGGGGGACGCACCTGGCGCTGGCCTTAATAGGAGTAATTGAATAAAACAACAAGCGGATGGACCTATGGGAGGAATTAACATGCAACCGAATTTTCGTTATTCAACTAAACCGGCCATCGAGCCGCAAGCCGGCTGCGACTGGGCGAGCAAAATGGTGCTCAATCCAGCGATTGTGAAGGATCCGGACTCGGATCGCCTGCACATGCTGTTCCGGGCCACGGGTCCGTGGCCGCAGAAGCGGCTGGAAGGCCGTCACGACCCGTTCCCCATTTTTCTCGGCTATGCTCACAGCGACGACCGGGGGGAAACCTGGACACCGGATTTTACCCGCCCGGCTCTGGCCCCGGCTCTGAATTTAGAGAAGGAGGATATTTACATTACCGATGTGCAGGGCAACCGGGTGAGGGACTATTCCAACGGCTGCATCGAAGATCCGAGGATTTTTCCGGTGGAGGGAGAGCTGTACGTCAGCGTAGCCTGCCGGATGTTCCCGCCGGGACCTTACTGGCTCGCCGATCAGGAACCGCCCGTCATCACCAAATATGAATATGTGCCGGACTGGGTGCAGGATGGAGATGATCCGTTTACGGTAACGGCCCGCACCAACGACACGGTCACCGTTCTTTATAAGCTGGACCTCGAGAAGCTGAAGGAAGGCCATTACGAAGAAGCGTTCACCTACGTATGCCCGTTGAACGAAGGCCATGTCAGCGACAACCGGGATGTGTTCCTGTTTCCCGAGAAGATGCTTATTGACGGCAAGCTGCAGTATGTGATGCTGCACCGCCCGATGAATCCGGTCCCATTCCCGGGCGGAGACCAGGTGATGGTGCCTTCCATCTATATCGCCGCCGCCGAGCGGATGGAGGACTTCGCGTCTCCTAAGGCTGTACATAAGCTTCTGGCAACCGGAATATTCGATTGGGAAGCCAATCGGGTCGGGGCCAGCTGGCCGCCGCTCCGCGTGTCGGATAAGCAGTGGCTGGTCTCCTATCACGGCAAAAAGGATGTTCATTTCGGCTATACCCAATCCTTTATGATCGTCGAAGAACGGGAAAACGATTTTCCGGAGGTCGTTCACCGCTGCCCGGACCGGCTTATGTATGCCAAGCAGGAATGGGAAATGCCGTCGGATTACCCGACCCCATGCCTGTTTACTACCGCGGGAATCGTTGTCGGCGGCGAGTTGATTATGGCTTACGGAGCGGCGGACCAGAAGGTCGGCATCTCCTGGGTATCGTTTGACGATCTGGTTCAGCACGTGCGTAAGTTTAATGCCGAGGGAGTCGCGGGATAACCCGACACCTAAGGTAACAACAAGAAAGAGATGCTGCCATTCTGACAAAGCCGGGTTGCAGCATTTCTTTTTTACTTTATTCCATCATATCCGTCCAAAAAGGGAGGATTTTGTCCATGATCAGCCGCATAAGCCTAGGCCCCCGCTTGCGAATGATTCTTCATCTGATGCTCGTTCTCGTAGTAGCTGCCTCTTACGTACCGATCGGCCCTTCTTCGAAAGTTTCCGCCGCAGAGGACGAGTTCGGCGGTCTGATCGCCAAATGGTCCGCCAATTTCACGGGAGGAGCCGGTATCGACACGGCCGATCCGGATGTGGCCGCTAACATCGTCAAGACCACCAGCACGGCCCAGCGGATCTGGGACGAGATGAACAAAGCGGCGGATCGCACGTATTTGTTCTCCGATTTGGCCACCCAGTACCCGAACCAGCACATCACGGACTCCTACTCGCGCATTCGCTCGATGGCGGTCGCTTATGCCACGGAAGGCTCGGAGCTTTATCATAATAAGGCGCTGCTGGCCGATATGATGAGCGCGCTCGAATGGATGAATACCAATTGGTATAACGACAAGACGCCGTATGGGACGCAATCCACCGACAACAACTGGTTCGTCTGGGAGATCGGCGCCCCTTGGGCTCTGGAAGACACGATGGCTCTCCTGTACGACAGGCTCTCGCCTGATCAGCTTAGCCGCTATACAAGCGCCATCCGGCATTGGGTCGTGACCCCGAAGGATACCGGCACGAGCATGGGACAGCGCTGGGGCAACAGTGGAGCCAACCTGGCGTGGAAATCGCTCATCTGGTCCCAGCTCGGTATTCTGACAAAGGATGGGGCGGTTATCGGCCAAGGGCGGGATGCGCTTGGACCTCTTTTTACCTTCGTGGCTTCGGGCGACGGCTTCTATGAGGACGGCTCGTTCATCCAGCACGGCGCTCATCCGTATACTTCCGGCTATGGGTTATCCAATTTGAGCTCGTCGGTGGACTTGATCTATCTGCTCGGCAACACGCAGTGGGCGATCGACAGCTCGAAGAGCACCATTATCAAGGAATGGATTTACCGCTCCTATGAGCCGCTTATTTTCCGCAACCGGCTGTTCGACAATCTGGCCGGCCGTTATTTAAGCCGCTACGACGGGGCGGATGGCGTCAGCTCGATTATGGTCCCGGCCTACAAGGTAGCCGATATGCTGAAGGGGACCCCCGACGAGATAAGGCTTAAGAGCTTTATCAAGTATCTGGTAACGTCGGATGCCAAGTTTGATTTCTCGAAGCGGGACCTCTTCTTCAACACGAAGATCAAAGCATTGGTGAACGACCCGAGCGTGCCGGTTCGTCCGGAGCTGTCGCTGTATAAGCCGTTTCCACGGATGGACCGGTTCAGCTGGCTGCGGCCGAACGCGGCGTTCAGCGTCGGAATGAGCTCCTCCCGGATCGACAACTACGAAGCGATCAATTACGAGAATTTGATGGGCTGGCACGTGAATGACGGCCGCACCAGCCTGTATACCGGCGATCCGAATCAATTCGGCGACTACTACTGGGCCACGGTCGACAAATATCGGCTGCCGGGCATTACGGTGGAGGCCGTCCATCCGGATGATGTCGACTCGCCGCAAATCGGCCAGGTTACGATAAACACGAATGGAAGCGTGCTGACGGACGATCTGGCAAACGCCGATAATCTCTATCGCTACACGAACAATTGGCAGTTTGTGAACGACCCGCTGGGCGGCGATACGAACCGGCTGAAACGCAAGGATGACACGCTGGAGTATGTCATGTACAACAAGCCGAACATTTCGGCGTTTGAAGCCGTCGTCTACACGCTGAACAACCGGCCGCTGGACGGCGGGATCAAGCTGTTTTACTCGTCCGACAATCAGGATTGGAAAGGAGCGGCGGTCGTGCTCGGCTCCCCGTCTCCTATAGAAGGTTCCCGTTGGAGCCGGGTCTCCGTCCGTCCGGCTTCTCCGCTTCCCGCCGGCACGAACTTCATTAAGCTGGAGTTCCCCTCCACGGAAAGCCCCGAGAGCCGGCTCACCGGGGAGAACTGGGTCGGCGGCACCGAGATGGATGACCTATATGGGATCAGTGGCATGCAGCTTCATCCAGTTGACGAGACGCTGAAGGCGAAGAAATCCTGGTTTCTGTTTGACGATGAAATTGTCTCGCTCGGCTCCGATATTACGGGCGGCGACGGCAACACGGTCGAGTCCATCGTCGAGAACCGTAAGCTGAATGCGGCCGGCGACAATGCGCTGACCGTAAACGGCACCGTCAAGCCGGCTTCCCTCGGCTGGTCGGAATCGCTGCCTGGCACCCACTGGATCTACCTTGCCGGAAATGGGAGCGGCTCGGATGTAGGCTACTACTTCCCCGGAGGGGCGGACTTGAAAGCCCTCCGCGAAGCCCGGACCGGTTCACCGGCTGAAATCTCCCACTCGGGCAGTGACGATACGACAGCCTATACGCGTAACTATGCCGCGTTCTGGTATGACCACGGCCGCAGTCCGGGGGCAGAAGGCAGCCCCGCCGGCAGCTATGCCTATACGATTCTGCCGAATCGTACGGCGGGCGAGGTCGAAGCCTATGCGGATGCCCCCGATATCGAGGTGGTGGAAAATACGGCAGACGCGCAGGCTGTCCGGGAGACTACCCTGAACCTGCTGGGCATTAACTTCTGGAAAGACCAGATCAAGCAGGTCGGTACGGTGAAAGTTAACCGCAAAGCTTCCGTCATGGTGAAGGAAAACGGCGATCAGACCCTGGATGTTTCGATCTCCGATCCGACCCAGGCCAACAGCGGGACGATTGACGTGGAGATTGCGAAGGCCGCGAACCCGAACAGCGGCTGGCTCTCGGATCCGGCCATTTCCGTGTATCAAACGTCTCCGACGATCCGGTTCCAGGTGAACGTGAACGGAGCGAAAGGGCAGACGTTCAAGGCCAAGTTCAATCTCGGCAGCGACGTATGGCCGCAGCAGCCTCCGGCTCCCGAGCCGCCGAAGGAACCGGCGAGCTTTACGGACGAACTGAACGATTTCTCCCGGGTATTCTCGCTGTCCGATAAAGCCTCTCTGCTGTTCGATACCGGGAACCCGGCGTTTTTTGCCAATGACAGCTCGCGTGTGAAGCGTTTCGGCACAGACGTGCCGCAATCGCTTGTCTACCAAGTGAACGATCCCGTTACGTTCTCCGCCCGTCTGCATTACCGGAACGGATTCGCCGATAAGATCAAGGCCTATGCCTCGCCGGATAACCGTACGTGGACAGCGGTCGCCCTGACTCCGGATACGCCCATCAAGAATACGGACAACGACTGGTACCGCGCCAATTTCTCGCCAACGGGACCCCTGCCGAAGGGTACCCGGTATATAAAAATCGAGCTGGGTAACGATCCGCTCGTGTATTCGCCTCAGCTTGGCGCGGTCACCTTTACGAAATCGCCGATTTCGTATGTGCTGACGGACGAGTTGAACGATTGGAGCAAAGCCTACAAGCACTCGCTCAGCTGGGATTTCGATTCGGCTCTAGCGGAAACCTCATTTGAAGGAGACTTTTCTAGGCTCCGTGCTTCAAGTGAGGGGCAGTTCCTCGAGTACAAGGCGGAAGGGATTATCGGATTCAAGGCAAGGCTATTCGCCAATGCGTCCTCACTGGATGGCCTAATGAGCGTGGAGGTCTCAGCGGATGAACAGAGCTGGACACCGGTTCACCTGAACGTTGACGGGCCGGTTCCGACAGGGGACGGGATGAACAAGTTCACCGTCCTTTCCGACGGGACGCTGCCGGAGGGCTCCCTCTTCCTTCGAGTCCGGCTTGCGAAGAGCGACGCTGCCCGAACCGTGGAGCTCGGCTCCCTCGCCCTTGAATTTGGAGCGTTCACCGATCCGCTGGACACGTTCGATAATATGCTGTCTCACGGAGCGAATCTTATGTTCGAGAGAAACTCCTCCGCCTTCGAGGGAGACTTGTCGCTGCTGAAGCGCAGCGGGACGGACGTTCCGGGCGAGCTGGTTTACTACTATCCGAACATCAGCGATTTTGCGGTTCAAGCGTATGCAAGAGACGGCTTTGCCGGCAAGGTGAGTGTCTATGCCTCGCGTGATGGCAAGCAGTGGAAAGCCGTCGCGCTGACGAACGATCCGATCACCACGACGTCATCCGGCTGGAACAAGACGACGTTTCGAGGGGGTCAGAAGCTTGATCCGGGGAATGCGTATCTGAAGCTTGTTCTCAGCAATGACGCCCGTGTCTACTCGCCGATGATCTCCCGGCTGACGCTGTACCGGACCCTGGATCCCGACGGTCCGCTTCCGGACCCGGTTGTGGGACCGGCCGTGATCGTCGATCCGCTTGACGACTGGAGCAAGAGCGATTCGCATACGACAGGCTGGCAGTTCGACAGCTCGAATGCGCCCTTATTCGGAGGCGATACGGGAAGACTGAAGCGAAGCTCCGATACGGCGCAATCGGTTATCTACCGCGCTCCCAATCTGGTCGACTTCCAGGCGACCGTTTATCCTTGCGTCGAGCCGCCGGCCCATCCTCTTGAGCTAGACAAACAGGCAGCCCTGTTCATCTCTACTGACGGCAAGG contains:
- a CDS encoding glycoside hydrolase family 130 protein, producing MQPNFRYSTKPAIEPQAGCDWASKMVLNPAIVKDPDSDRLHMLFRATGPWPQKRLEGRHDPFPIFLGYAHSDDRGETWTPDFTRPALAPALNLEKEDIYITDVQGNRVRDYSNGCIEDPRIFPVEGELYVSVACRMFPPGPYWLADQEPPVITKYEYVPDWVQDGDDPFTVTARTNDTVTVLYKLDLEKLKEGHYEEAFTYVCPLNEGHVSDNRDVFLFPEKMLIDGKLQYVMLHRPMNPVPFPGGDQVMVPSIYIAAAERMEDFASPKAVHKLLATGIFDWEANRVGASWPPLRVSDKQWLVSYHGKKDVHFGYTQSFMIVEERENDFPEVVHRCPDRLMYAKQEWEMPSDYPTPCLFTTAGIVVGGELIMAYGAADQKVGISWVSFDDLVQHVRKFNAEGVAG
- a CDS encoding polysaccharide lyase 8 family protein; its protein translation is MISRISLGPRLRMILHLMLVLVVAASYVPIGPSSKVSAAEDEFGGLIAKWSANFTGGAGIDTADPDVAANIVKTTSTAQRIWDEMNKAADRTYLFSDLATQYPNQHITDSYSRIRSMAVAYATEGSELYHNKALLADMMSALEWMNTNWYNDKTPYGTQSTDNNWFVWEIGAPWALEDTMALLYDRLSPDQLSRYTSAIRHWVVTPKDTGTSMGQRWGNSGANLAWKSLIWSQLGILTKDGAVIGQGRDALGPLFTFVASGDGFYEDGSFIQHGAHPYTSGYGLSNLSSSVDLIYLLGNTQWAIDSSKSTIIKEWIYRSYEPLIFRNRLFDNLAGRYLSRYDGADGVSSIMVPAYKVADMLKGTPDEIRLKSFIKYLVTSDAKFDFSKRDLFFNTKIKALVNDPSVPVRPELSLYKPFPRMDRFSWLRPNAAFSVGMSSSRIDNYEAINYENLMGWHVNDGRTSLYTGDPNQFGDYYWATVDKYRLPGITVEAVHPDDVDSPQIGQVTINTNGSVLTDDLANADNLYRYTNNWQFVNDPLGGDTNRLKRKDDTLEYVMYNKPNISAFEAVVYTLNNRPLDGGIKLFYSSDNQDWKGAAVVLGSPSPIEGSRWSRVSVRPASPLPAGTNFIKLEFPSTESPESRLTGENWVGGTEMDDLYGISGMQLHPVDETLKAKKSWFLFDDEIVSLGSDITGGDGNTVESIVENRKLNAAGDNALTVNGTVKPASLGWSESLPGTHWIYLAGNGSGSDVGYYFPGGADLKALREARTGSPAEISHSGSDDTTAYTRNYAAFWYDHGRSPGAEGSPAGSYAYTILPNRTAGEVEAYADAPDIEVVENTADAQAVRETTLNLLGINFWKDQIKQVGTVKVNRKASVMVKENGDQTLDVSISDPTQANSGTIDVEIAKAANPNSGWLSDPAISVYQTSPTIRFQVNVNGAKGQTFKAKFNLGSDVWPQQPPAPEPPKEPASFTDELNDFSRVFSLSDKASLLFDTGNPAFFANDSSRVKRFGTDVPQSLVYQVNDPVTFSARLHYRNGFADKIKAYASPDNRTWTAVALTPDTPIKNTDNDWYRANFSPTGPLPKGTRYIKIELGNDPLVYSPQLGAVTFTKSPISYVLTDELNDWSKAYKHSLSWDFDSALAETSFEGDFSRLRASSEGQFLEYKAEGIIGFKARLFANASSLDGLMSVEVSADEQSWTPVHLNVDGPVPTGDGMNKFTVLSDGTLPEGSLFLRVRLAKSDAARTVELGSLALEFGAFTDPLDTFDNMLSHGANLMFERNSSAFEGDLSLLKRSGTDVPGELVYYYPNISDFAVQAYARDGFAGKVSVYASRDGKQWKAVALTNDPITTTSSGWNKTTFRGGQKLDPGNAYLKLVLSNDARVYSPMISRLTLYRTLDPDGPLPDPVVGPAVIVDPLDDWSKSDSHTTGWQFDSSNAPLFGGDTGRLKRSSDTAQSVIYRAPNLVDFQATVYPCVEPPAHPLELDKQAALFISTDGKAWAPVAYTATEPVGTSCWKQINVKPKDDLPVGTQYVKIELDHDSRVYAPQLAEVQLMSDGAISKRITGFSLGEAQNGEARIDLSSRTVTVHVKAGTDVRSLAPALTTSEKTTAVPASGSVQDFTKPVIYKVTAADKTSVNWTVQVILDSDSVPPVTTVQMTGKRGADNWYVTPITVGLTAEDEASGVDYTEYRLDGSEWTRYEDAVTIEADGAHTLDYRSIDKAGNVEAERQEAFRMDRTAPVIDLASVKDSYNEGESLTVTHAAYDATSGLQSVLVQLNGRDIMQDTPVLLTKPGLNEIRITAADAAGHTITQTKSFEVWVLGTASATPETITINNGVFTIRVDLPDDYKGTGVKTDSIRVNGSVIPESVKVKEDADHLELTLKIRRESLTLPAGLQSLEVTGWFETAEPVRFHAAAPVTIQVDRMDIPITDIER
- a CDS encoding SGNH/GDSL hydrolase family protein; translation: MEECRHRSQLYSLKRAIERKQLTIGFIGGSITDARPRHNWPEPVIAWFAECYPDVRLFVENAAIGATGSELGVFRAERDLIRRDCDLVFVEFAVNDQDMKPDARMRSREGLLRKLLADGKRDIVLTYTYSQAMYADMQEGRVPPSIADFEKLADHYRLGSVWMGLHAWNEVCKGRMSWEEWLPDGLHPTHRGSLSYAQSVIAFLERELEGAHASLGDEPQQPLLPEAYHPANWASAYALDFAQVELEGPWTIRRWPHLVWMDQVLHTSAVGARLAFSFQGRGLLLGFDFGKASAEFRYRLDGGPWELSERERPDWCGDQGWYRVSPIADDLPPGGHRFELEVIHGNRPDCRGTHLALALIGVIE
- a CDS encoding glycoside hydrolase family 88 protein → MMEQLGDRCPHLAGEDGVYQDIRTDNWVSGFWAGILWLLYDRTGDEKYKGAAWRWDEEIESWMTRDHDLIHDVGFQFLNTAVMKHMMTGDSEAKRRAVSMANFLCGRFNLAGRFIRAWKWNGDEGWAIIDCTMNLSLLFWASDATGDPRYKHIARAHADTVLEHFVREDGSVRHIVQFDPETGAFDRAIGGQGFGPNSSWSRGQAWGLYGLANVYRFTGDDRYLQASKRIAHYFLANLPEDGVPYWDFRLPSHEQEPRDTSAAAIAASGLLELAELVPAEEAGLYRSGAERMLRALTDRYATWNHPEHEAILTGGTANKPAGWGIDVSLIYGDYFYAEAVAKLCGWARKVY